From a single Fulvivirga ulvae genomic region:
- the metF gene encoding methylenetetrahydrofolate reductase [NAD(P)H], which produces MKITEHLSNAKKTLFSFEILPPLKGENIDNLYNHIDPLMEFKPPFIDVTYHREEFVYKKRENGLLEKKSIRKRPGTVGICAAIKNKYNVDTVPHIICGGFNKEETENALIDLNFLGIDNVLLLQGDAIKTESVFVAENGGHKYASDLLGQVVDMNKGKYLDEDLLNANPTDFCIGVAGYPEKHFAAPNLKTDMKYLKMKVDMGADYIVTQMFFDNKKYFEFVKKCREMGINVPIIPGLKPLTTKRQLNVLPRIFYIDLPEELADAVEKCKDDKQVRQVGIEWTIKQSKELVKFGVPVLHYYSMGKSNSVLNIAKELF; this is translated from the coding sequence ATGAAGATAACAGAACATCTTTCGAACGCAAAAAAAACACTTTTTTCATTTGAAATACTGCCTCCGTTAAAAGGAGAGAATATTGATAACCTTTACAATCATATTGATCCCCTTATGGAATTTAAACCTCCTTTTATAGATGTGACGTACCACAGAGAGGAGTTTGTTTACAAGAAAAGGGAAAACGGTCTGCTCGAAAAAAAATCGATCAGAAAACGCCCCGGAACAGTAGGTATATGTGCGGCTATCAAGAATAAATATAATGTTGATACCGTTCCCCACATCATATGTGGAGGCTTCAACAAAGAAGAGACGGAGAATGCATTGATTGACCTTAACTTTTTAGGTATTGATAATGTGTTATTACTTCAGGGGGATGCAATAAAAACGGAATCTGTATTTGTGGCGGAAAACGGCGGACATAAATACGCCTCAGATCTGCTGGGTCAGGTGGTGGACATGAACAAAGGGAAATACCTTGACGAGGACTTGCTAAATGCCAATCCTACTGATTTTTGTATAGGTGTGGCAGGGTATCCGGAGAAGCACTTTGCAGCTCCCAACCTGAAAACAGACATGAAATACCTTAAAATGAAGGTAGACATGGGGGCTGATTATATTGTAACACAGATGTTTTTTGATAACAAGAAGTATTTTGAGTTTGTAAAAAAATGCAGGGAAATGGGTATCAATGTACCTATTATTCCGGGATTAAAACCGCTCACTACCAAGAGACAGTTAAATGTACTACCACGAATTTTCTACATTGATTTGCCTGAAGAGCTGGCAGATGCTGTAGAAAAATGCAAGGATGACAAGCAAGTGCGTCAGGTAGGCATAGAGTGGACTATAAAACAGTCAAAAGAACTGGTGAAATTTGGAGTCCCCGTATTGCATTACTATTCGATGGGTAAATCAAATTCAGTATTGAATATAGCCAAGGAGCTATTTTGA
- a CDS encoding DUF1800 domain-containing protein, translating to MPLTALTGSLGVKRAAHLLRRATFGATKQQIDYFANLTASQAVTQLFATDLPDPILPIDPATGQEWVESGVVEGANSGDDELRAYFKAWFIGQMMSTDIADSHELAYALREKITLFLHTHFTTMEEKVDDSRALYFQNALFRLFAFDKEDENVVIVDEDTGSSQNEIAPRNFKELTKKICIDNAMLIFLDGRQNVKGSVNENYAREMFELYTIGRGLEARVNGMTPPGPDDYFTFTEQDVQSAAKVLSGFDRDENFETIDQYTGIPRGRIKGGVIATQHAEGVKQFSDYFSGFNDGKVTPDPTLFQGGPTEESAIDEISQLIDMIYSREETARHICRRLYRFFVYYDIDETLDDDVIAQMTATFTANDFKIQPVLEELFQSEHFYDNVSGVEDDKFGGIIKSPLDLILGTLKFLEIKLPSYQANLESFYMMTASLTDLMGRQGMTFYEPYEVAGYVAYHQYPVYNRNWISTNYLTQRYDYIRQLMNQNEGLPAFDILEFVKLNFNAQATDAKQFITTLAPYIFPFAENLDYEVDGGDLTKERIRYFLQVFIQFDDYQNTAAVNQANADWGSLYADPSKYLEAGEYLRRLFNAMMQSPEYQLF from the coding sequence ATGCCATTAACAGCTTTAACTGGTTCACTGGGGGTGAAACGAGCTGCCCATTTATTGCGCAGGGCCACCTTTGGAGCGACTAAGCAGCAAATCGATTATTTTGCAAATCTAACCGCATCTCAAGCCGTAACACAACTTTTTGCTACTGATTTACCTGACCCAATATTGCCCATTGACCCTGCTACAGGACAAGAGTGGGTGGAAAGTGGTGTTGTAGAAGGAGCAAACAGCGGGGACGATGAGCTTAGAGCGTACTTCAAAGCCTGGTTTATCGGACAGATGATGAGCACCGATATTGCTGACAGCCACGAACTGGCCTATGCACTTAGGGAGAAAATCACGCTGTTTCTTCATACACATTTTACTACAATGGAGGAAAAAGTAGACGACAGCCGTGCACTTTATTTTCAAAATGCCCTTTTCAGGCTGTTTGCTTTTGACAAAGAGGATGAAAATGTGGTAATAGTCGATGAAGACACCGGAAGCTCTCAAAACGAAATAGCTCCAAGAAACTTCAAAGAACTAACTAAGAAAATTTGCATTGACAATGCCATGCTCATTTTTCTGGATGGTCGCCAGAATGTGAAAGGCAGTGTAAATGAAAACTATGCCCGTGAAATGTTTGAACTCTATACCATTGGCCGTGGACTTGAAGCCCGGGTAAACGGCATGACCCCTCCCGGGCCGGATGATTATTTTACATTTACGGAGCAGGATGTTCAGTCTGCGGCAAAAGTGCTTTCTGGATTTGATAGAGATGAAAATTTTGAAACTATCGATCAGTATACGGGCATTCCGAGAGGCCGGATCAAGGGCGGTGTAATCGCTACCCAACATGCTGAGGGCGTAAAACAATTCAGCGATTACTTCTCCGGATTTAATGATGGTAAAGTAACTCCCGATCCAACCCTTTTTCAGGGCGGACCTACAGAGGAAAGTGCCATCGATGAAATCAGCCAATTAATAGACATGATCTACAGCAGAGAAGAAACAGCACGGCATATCTGTCGCAGACTGTATCGCTTCTTTGTCTACTATGATATTGATGAAACGTTGGATGATGACGTCATAGCTCAAATGACAGCCACATTCACTGCCAATGACTTTAAAATACAGCCTGTACTGGAGGAGCTTTTTCAAAGTGAGCATTTCTATGACAACGTTTCCGGCGTTGAGGATGACAAATTTGGAGGCATCATCAAATCACCTCTTGACCTGATTCTGGGTACGCTTAAATTTTTGGAGATAAAGCTCCCATCATACCAGGCAAATCTTGAGAGTTTCTACATGATGACTGCTAGCTTGACAGACCTCATGGGACGCCAGGGAATGACATTTTATGAGCCCTATGAGGTTGCCGGCTATGTGGCATACCATCAATACCCGGTTTATAACAGAAACTGGATATCTACCAATTACCTTACTCAACGCTATGATTACATACGGCAGTTGATGAATCAAAATGAGGGCTTGCCAGCCTTTGATATCCTGGAATTTGTGAAGCTGAACTTCAATGCTCAGGCCACTGATGCAAAGCAGTTCATTACCACACTGGCTCCTTATATTTTCCCGTTTGCGGAGAATCTTGACTATGAAGTAGATGGTGGCGACCTGACCAAAGAGCGCATCAGATACTTTTTACAAGTATTTATACAATTTGATGACTATCAGAATACTGCAGCCGTAAACCAGGCCAATGCTGACTGGGGTAGTCTGTATGCAGATCCATCAAAATACCTTGAAGCCGGGGAATACCTTAGAAGGCTTTTTAATGCAATGATGCAGTCTCCTGAATACCAACTATTTTAA
- a CDS encoding PorT family protein translates to MSTVLILGYHVADAQNKRKRDKMYPAYNTSRPKKEDRFLQTQWWLGFRAGANLTEANPIRRFSGFSPINYNQELTEKTYSGFELPGAHAGIEITFYHRGFSFSLQPNYRRQRFSYYNEFTWDDAENGDNQLDLKYDQDHQLDYIEIPFFVKYDLTRGNLRPFIQIGGYYARLANANKAVEITGTDYASGDAGPFNTENIVIGAKDLFIKTSVGVAGGVGVSYDFWNMRLVLDATYRYGMNNITNAKNRYSKNELAGIGDALDDVEMRNISFGLGFLFPLRFINKQFDAN, encoded by the coding sequence TTGAGTACTGTACTGATCTTGGGATACCATGTTGCAGATGCTCAAAATAAAAGAAAAAGAGATAAAATGTATCCCGCTTACAACACTTCCAGGCCTAAAAAGGAAGATCGCTTTTTGCAAACTCAATGGTGGCTTGGCTTCAGAGCCGGTGCAAACCTAACGGAAGCTAATCCTATAAGACGTTTTTCAGGGTTCAGTCCTATCAATTATAACCAGGAGCTTACCGAGAAAACTTACAGTGGTTTTGAGCTGCCTGGTGCCCATGCAGGAATTGAGATCACCTTTTATCACAGAGGGTTTTCTTTTAGTCTGCAGCCCAACTATCGCAGGCAAAGGTTTTCTTACTATAACGAGTTTACCTGGGACGATGCTGAAAACGGTGATAACCAGCTTGATTTGAAGTATGACCAGGATCATCAACTGGATTATATTGAAATACCCTTTTTCGTCAAATATGACCTTACCAGAGGCAATCTAAGGCCTTTCATTCAAATTGGCGGCTACTATGCCAGACTGGCCAATGCGAACAAGGCAGTGGAAATTACAGGAACTGATTATGCCTCAGGAGACGCCGGTCCTTTTAATACTGAAAATATAGTAATAGGTGCCAAAGACCTCTTCATCAAAACTTCGGTTGGAGTCGCCGGTGGTGTAGGTGTGAGCTACGACTTCTGGAATATGAGGTTGGTACTGGATGCTACATATCGCTATGGTATGAATAACATTACCAATGCCAAAAACAGGTATTCGAAAAATGAATTGGCTGGGATTGGAGATGCGCTTGATGATGTTGAAATGCGAAATATCTCATTCGGCCTCGGTTTTCTGTTCCCTCTGAGGTTTATCAACAAACAGTTTGATGCAAATTAA
- a CDS encoding Hsp20/alpha crystallin family protein, with product MKVVVITPNGKEIFMKYDKDKKWVRRVLQTADIVNTLNGGISEPKVKLEKKSDHYLIKARIPGVDIEKVKVEIIDQNLMVYHNLEFMGRNDSPVMVPHVVATCPLSPEIDFRNISASFESSVLNVFLPFNELKTGFHKNIEIKRW from the coding sequence ATGAAGGTTGTTGTTATAACACCAAATGGAAAGGAGATTTTTATGAAATATGATAAAGATAAAAAATGGGTTAGAAGAGTACTACAGACGGCAGATATAGTGAATACTCTTAATGGGGGCATCAGTGAACCTAAGGTGAAGCTCGAAAAGAAATCTGATCACTATTTAATAAAGGCCCGCATTCCCGGAGTAGATATAGAAAAAGTAAAAGTGGAGATCATAGATCAGAACTTAATGGTATATCATAACCTTGAGTTTATGGGGAGGAATGATTCGCCGGTAATGGTTCCTCATGTAGTAGCTACGTGTCCATTGTCACCCGAAATAGATTTCAGAAATATATCTGCTTCTTTTGAAAGTAGTGTTTTAAATGTCTTTTTACCTTTCAACGAGCTTAAAACAGGTTTTCACAAGAATATTGAGATAAAGAGATGGTAA
- a CDS encoding DUF1501 domain-containing protein: MKRRKFLKQLPMLAGASLALNNVPIRVMGESSHFLRLADQSNSDRVMVIIQLHGGNDGLNSVIPVEQYDLYYSRRANIAIPAKNSVRRYIPLDSTLPSADQVGLHPDMIGAKDLYDRGRMAIVQGVSYPNNNGSHFRGRDIWHMGGGFDDYYSSGWVGRYLQNNYLPKVYPNDFPNADMPDPLAIEVGSDVSLMFHQHGNIPTSISIPGGPQGFADLVESLEGFEDKLIDPRGKPPVGLDNSPYGKELNWILGLEDKSEDYAARLLEVWNNASETSVTYPEIYPFNAPSGSLTNRLTPQLQVVARLIAGGAKTKVYLVRIGGFDTHADQVESYDPTMGLHAALMYHISSAMKAFQADLRSRGIEDRVLSLTTSEFGRRIDSNGSYGTDHGKGGPMFIFGKHVKPGVLGTNHDLSTGRGNIDMQHDYRQVYATLLKDWMQVDEDVVNNDIFFGNFIDGPKEDGTGNYEPLQLISEEVTGTEAFFKDRFRLNNAYPNPASGSTHISFYINTENQVNIKLIDQKGQLVKWLMQERKGPGEHKFKANLAGIKPGIYFYQIESGILKDTKKLIIRE, from the coding sequence ATGAAAAGAAGAAAATTCCTAAAACAGCTCCCCATGCTGGCGGGTGCTTCGCTGGCGTTGAATAATGTACCTATCCGTGTAATGGGTGAGTCGAGCCATTTCCTCAGGCTTGCAGATCAAAGCAACAGCGACCGGGTAATGGTGATTATTCAGCTTCATGGGGGAAATGACGGCTTAAACTCTGTTATTCCTGTAGAGCAATATGATCTGTATTACAGCAGAAGGGCCAATATTGCCATTCCGGCAAAAAACAGTGTAAGAAGATATATTCCGCTTGACTCTACCTTACCCTCTGCAGATCAGGTGGGTCTGCACCCGGATATGATTGGCGCAAAAGACCTGTATGACAGGGGCCGGATGGCTATTGTACAGGGTGTCTCCTACCCTAATAACAACGGATCTCATTTCAGAGGCCGTGACATATGGCATATGGGTGGAGGCTTTGATGATTACTATTCTTCTGGTTGGGTAGGCAGGTACCTGCAGAACAATTATTTACCCAAAGTCTATCCGAATGATTTTCCTAATGCTGATATGCCCGACCCCCTGGCTATAGAGGTAGGCAGCGACGTATCGCTAATGTTTCACCAACATGGCAACATACCGACCTCTATTTCAATACCAGGAGGACCTCAGGGGTTCGCGGACCTCGTAGAAAGTCTTGAAGGGTTTGAAGATAAGCTCATTGACCCACGAGGTAAACCACCTGTAGGTCTTGACAACTCTCCTTATGGTAAAGAACTCAACTGGATACTGGGTCTCGAAGACAAATCTGAAGATTATGCTGCCAGACTTCTGGAAGTGTGGAACAATGCCAGCGAAACCTCAGTGACGTATCCTGAAATTTACCCTTTCAATGCTCCCTCTGGCAGCCTGACCAACCGGTTAACACCTCAGTTACAGGTAGTTGCAAGGCTAATTGCCGGAGGTGCAAAAACAAAAGTCTACCTGGTGAGAATAGGTGGTTTTGACACCCACGCCGATCAGGTTGAGAGTTATGACCCTACTATGGGCTTACATGCTGCTTTGATGTATCATATCTCTTCTGCGATGAAGGCTTTTCAGGCCGATCTCAGATCCCGGGGTATTGAAGACCGTGTATTATCCCTGACCACTTCAGAGTTTGGACGAAGAATAGATTCTAACGGCAGCTATGGTACTGACCATGGTAAGGGTGGGCCGATGTTTATTTTCGGTAAGCATGTAAAACCGGGAGTATTGGGCACCAACCATGACTTATCTACCGGACGTGGAAATATAGATATGCAGCATGACTACAGACAGGTGTACGCAACTCTCCTGAAGGACTGGATGCAAGTGGATGAGGATGTGGTTAATAATGATATTTTCTTCGGAAACTTTATTGACGGGCCAAAAGAAGATGGCACCGGCAACTACGAACCGTTACAGTTAATTTCGGAAGAGGTAACAGGTACGGAGGCTTTCTTTAAAGACCGCTTCAGGCTTAATAACGCTTATCCCAATCCTGCATCAGGATCTACTCATATTTCCTTTTACATAAATACGGAAAACCAGGTAAATATTAAACTTATAGACCAGAAGGGACAGCTGGTGAAGTGGTTAATGCAGGAAAGAAAAGGTCCCGGAGAGCATAAGTTCAAAGCTAACCTTGCCGGTATCAAGCCAGGGATCTATTTTTACCAGATAGAATCGGGTATATTAAAAGACACTAAAAAACTGATTATAAGAGAGTAA